The Eremothecium gossypii ATCC 10895 chromosome IV, complete sequence genome contains a region encoding:
- the DRS2 gene encoding aminophospholipid-translocating P4-type ATPase DRS2 (Syntenic homolog of Saccharomyces cerevisiae YAL026C (DRS2)), with amino-acid sequence MSGSRDKHNEETLFDIDFLDDRYTPEPARPVNDSGSRSGPIIDSGIDDLVQMQRTGFPQEVIDLDDEPPFRHDDSIENDLIENPFDDERGQQRYLASANRLSVPQPSGWQRLVGGLRDSVGGRGTENSQYQSFEMQDYRDTHSGDRYQRSRNKFNLKALFDHYVLRKPAAADTGAGEPRVIYINERRANGAMGYGDNHISTTKYNAATFLPKFLFQEFSKYANLFFLFTSIIQQVPNVTPTNRFTTIGTLIVVLVVSAIKESVEDLKRSNSDKELNHSRADVYSDEMGQFISKKWIDIAVGDIIRVRSEEAIPADLIVLSSSEPEGLCYIETANLDGETNLKIKQARPETSKILDVRELSAMRGKILSEQPNTSLYTYEGTMILHNNRIPLSPDQILLRGATLRNTAWIFGIVIFTGHETKLMRNATATPIKRTAVERVINLQIVALFGVLICLSLISSFGNLIVMYNQKENLSYLYLQGTNMVALFFKNILTFWILFSNLVPISLFVTVEMIKYYQAYMIASDLDLFHEESNMPTVVRTSSLVEELGQIEYIFSDKTGTLTQNVMEFKSCSIAGRCYIQSIPEDKDAAFDEGIEVGYRTYDDMHELLHTPGSGDGAIIDEFLTLLSICHTVIPEFQENGSIKYQAASPDEGALVQGAADLGYKFIIRKPNSVTILREDITEEVVYELLNICEFNSTRKRMSAIFRFPDNSIRLLCKGADTVILERLAATSNPYVAATLRHLEDYAAEGLRTLCIASRTIPESEYEEWSKLYDAAATTMHNRSEELDKVAEMIEKGLVLLGATAIEDKLQDGVPETIHTLQQAGIKVWVLTGDRQETAINIGMSCKLLSEDMNLLIVNEDTKESTRNNLIDKLRAINDHQISQQDMNTLALVIDGKSLGFALEPDLEEFLLAIGKMCRAVICCRVSPLQKALVVKMVKRRTKSLLLAIGDGANDVSMIQAAHVGVGISGMEGMQAARSADFALGQFKYLKKLLLVHGSWSYQRISQAILYSFYKNIALYMTQFWYVLYNAFSGQSIMESWTLTFYNVFFTVAPPFVLGVFDQFVSSRLLDRYPQLYTLGQKGQFFSVTIFWGWVINGFYHSLITFVGSIMFYRYGAALAMHGETADHWVWGVAIYTTSIIIVLGKAALITNQWTKFTVLAIPGSLVFWLLFFPIYAYLLPGLNVSKEYYGIVSHVYGSFTFWAMCYVLPVLALLRDLLWKYYKRTYTPESYHVVQEMQKYDISDNRPRIEQFQKAIRKVRQVQRMKKQRGFAFSQSEEAGQDRIVRMYDTTQKRGTHGELQDASMNPFKDL; translated from the coding sequence ATGAGTGGTTCGCGCGATAAACATAACGAGGAAACTCTTTTTGATATCGACTTTCTAGATGATAGGTATACCCCGGAACCCGCAAGGCCGGTAAATGACAGCGGAAGTCGATCTGGGCCGATTATTGATTCAGGAATTGATGATCTTGTGCAGATGCAACGGACAGGGTTTCCGCAAGAGGTGATAGACTTAGACGATGAGCCGCCGTTTAGGCATGATGATAGCATTGAGAACGACCTCATAGAGAACCCGTTTGATGACGAGCGCGGGCAGCAACGGTATCTGGCGTCCGCGAACCGCCTGTCCGTGCCGCAGCCCTCCGGCTGGCAGCGACTGGTGGGAGGCTTGCGCGACTCGGTAGGGGGGCGAGGTACGGAGAATAGCCAGTACCAAAGTTTTGAAATGCAAGACTACCGGGACACGCACTCGGGTGACCGCTACCAGCGTTCGCGAAATAAGTTCAATCTGAAGGCGCTGTTTGACCACTATGTGCTAAGGaagcctgcagcagcagataCGGGTGCGGGAGAACCGCGGGTAATTTACATCAACGAACGTAGGGCTAACGGCGCCATGGGATATGGAGACAACCATATCTCTACCACCAAGTACAACGCTGCCACCTTCTTGCCCAAGTTTCTATTTCAAGAATTTTCCAAGTACGCTAACCTCTTTTTCCTGTTCACCTCCATTATACAACAGGTTCCGAATGTCACTCCAACCAACAGGTTCACTACAATCGGCACGCTGATAGTTGTGCTCGTGGTTTCTGCTATTAAAGAAAGTGTGGAAGACCTTAAGCGGTCGAACTCCGATAAAGAACTGAACCATTCCCGGGCAGATGTGTACTCGGACGAGATGGGGCAGTTTATCTCGAAAAAGTGGATTGATATAGCAGTCGGTGACATTATCCGTGTCCGGTCTGAAGAGGCCATTCCGGCGGACTTGATAGTCCTTTCATCTTCCGAACCAGAGGGTCTCTGCTACATTGAGACTGCGAACCTCGATGGAGAGACGAACCTCAAGATCAAACAAGCAAGGCCAGAAACTTCAAAGATATTGGATGTTCGCGAACTGAGTGCGATGCGCGGAAAGATCTTATCTGAACAGCCCAACACTAGTCTATACACTTACGAGGGTACCATGATTCTGCATAATAATCGTATTCCGCTGTCTCCTGATCAAATTCTTTTACGGGGTGCCACGTTGAGGAACACTGCGTGGATATTCGGTATTGTAATTTTTACAGGGCATGAAACCAAGCTAATGCGCAATGCAACAGCCACTCCCATTAAAAGAACTGCTGTTGAAAGGGTCATAAACCTACAAATTGTTGCGCTGTTTGGCGTGCTGATTTGCCTGTCTCTGATTTCGTCGTTCGGCAACCTGATAGTCATGTACAACCAGAAAGAAAATCTAAGCTACCTATATCTGCAGGGGACTAACATGGTTGCACTATTCTTCAAAAATATCTTGACATTCTGGATTTTATTCTCCAACCTAGTTCCTATCTCGTTGTTTGTTACTGTGGAGATGATCAAGTATTATCAGGCTTATATGATTGCATCAGACTTGGATTTATTTCACGAAGAGTCAAATATGCCCACTGTAGTTCGGACCTCTTCTTTGGTTGAAGAGCTGGGCCAGATTGAGTATATTTTTAGCGATAAGACCGGTACTTTGACGCAGAACGTAATGGAATTCAAATCATGTTCTATAGCAGGCCGCTGCTATATTCAATCAATCCCAGAGGACAAAGATGCTGCATTCGATGAAGGCATTGAAGTTGGTTACAGAACGTATGATGACATGCatgagctgctgcacaCTCCAGGCTCTGGAGATGGTGCTATAATTGACGAATTTTTGACATTATTGTCCATATGCCATACGGTCATTCCTGAATTTCAGGAGAATGGCTCGATCAAGTACCAAGCTGCATCTCCAGATGAAGGTGCATTAGTGCAGGGTGCGGCTGACCTTGGATACAAATTCATTATCCGTAAGCCAAATTCCGTAACTATACTCAGGGAAGATATTACTGAAGAAGTGGTCTATGAACTGCTAAATATCTGTGAATTCAACTCGACAAGGAAGCGTATGAGTGCGATCTTCCGGTTCCCAGATAACTCTATTAGGCTTTTATGCAAGGGCGCTGACACAGTGATATTGGAGAGACTGGCTGCCACTAGCAATCCATACGTTGCCGCAACATTGCGGCATCTTGAGGACTACGCTGCGGAAGGGTTGCGGACTCTTTGTATCGCCTCAAGAACTATACCAGAAAGTGAGTATGAAGAATGGAGTAAACTATATGATGCCGCTGCAACTACAATGCATAATAGGTCGGAAGAGCTAGATAAGGTGGCAGAGATGATTGAAAAAGGTCTTGTCTTGTTGGGAGCAACGGCGATTGAGGATAAACTACAAGATGGGGTGCCGGAAACAATACATACTCTACAGCAGGCAGGTATCAAAGTTTGGGTTCTGACAGGTGACCGTCAGGAAACAGCTATTAATATAGGAATGAGTTGTAAACTATTGAGTGAGGATATGAACCTGCTAATTGTCAATGAAGATACCAAGGAATCCACTCGAAACAACTTGATAGACAAACTGAGAGCAATCAATGATCACCAGATATCGCAACAAGATATGAATACTTTAGCTCTAGTGATTGATGGAAAATCTTTAGGTTTCGCACTAGAACCAGATTTAGAGGAATTTTTGCTTGCGATTGGGAAAATGTGTCGTGCGGTTATTTGTTGTCGTGTTTCTCCGTTGCAGAAAGCTCTGGTTGTGAAGATGGTCAAGCGTAGGACTAAATCTCTATTATTAGCTATCGGCGATGGTGCGAACGATGTTAGTATGATTCAGGCAGCACACGTCGGTGTTGGTATCAGTGGTATGGAAGGTATGCAGGCTGCCCGGTCCGCAGACTTTGCTCTTGGTCAGTTCAAGTATTTGAAGAAGTTATTGCTAGTACATGGCTCTTGGTCCTATCAAAGAATATCTCAAGCCATTCTGTACTCGTTCTACAAAAACATTGCCCTCTACATGACACAGTTTTGGTACGTCTTGTACAATGCCTTCTCTGGCCAGTCAATCATGGAGTCTTGGACATTGACCTTCTACAATGTGTTTTTCACTGTTGCTCCTCCGTTTGTTCTAGGTGTTTTCGACCAATTTGTCAGTAGTAGACTACTAGATCGGTATCCGCAATTATACACCTTAGGGCAGAAGGGACAATTTTTTTCCGTCACAATATTCTGGGGGTGGGTTATCAATGGTTTCTATCATTCCTTGATTACATTTGTTGGCTCGATAATGTTTTACCGTTATGGGGCTGCGTTAGCGATGCATGGTGAAACTGCGGACCACTGGGTATGGGGTGTTGCCATTTATACAACGAGTATTATAATCGTTTTGGGTAAAGCCGCACTTATCACCAACCAATGGACTAAGTTCACTGTTCTAGCAATTCCTGGCTCGTTAGTCTTTTGGTTGCTTTTCTTTCCAATTTACGCATACCTGCTTCCTGGGCTCAATGTTTCAAAGGAATATTACGGTATAGTTTCACATGTCTATGGCTCTTTTACGTTTTGGGCGATGTGTTACGTACTACCAGTGCTAGCGCTTCTGCGAGATCTACTATGGAAGTACTATAAAAGAACATATACTCCAGAGAGTTATCATGTTGTTCAGGAAATGCAGAAGTATGATATCAGCGATAACAGGCCAAGAATTGAACAGTTCCAAAAAGCCATTAGAAAAGTCAGACAAGTCCAGCGGATGAAAAAACAAAGAGGCTTCGCTTTCTCCCAGAGTGAGGAAGCCGGACAGGATCGTATTGTAAGAATGTATGATACTACGCAAAAGAGGGGTACGCATGGCGAGCTTCAAGATGCGTCAATGAATCCATTTAAAGATCTTTGA
- a CDS encoding ADR348Cp (Syntenic homolog of Saccharomyces cerevisiae YLR010C (TEN1)) — MECASNPRTGKSTLAVPCESPICSLYSLWPCGDPGGQKDTRVGYRTSSRDSVRMSRIVTDLAMLEGVLSGATSAERLVLLRIFAQYEGIEPSAQERAAPLLCFRTIPYFGTATEEVRTYRLAIDEKTYYARFIERLPPYQGDILDLRCGVIHGEVEIMHIDVVSMRELARLRSFLATEDGQQFMKLTGID; from the coding sequence ATGGAGTGTGCGTCAAACCCGCGCACTGGTAAATCAACCCTCGCCGTCCCGTGTGAAAGCCCGATATGTTCTTTGTATAGTTTGTGGCCTTGCGGCGACCCTGGTGGCCAAAAAGATACACGAGTAGGGTATAGGACGTCATCTCGGGATAGTGTTCGAATGAGCAGGATAGTCACGGACTTGGCAATGCTTGAGGGTGTCCTCTCAGGCGCTACCTCAGCCGAGCGCCTGGTGCTACTACGGATATTCGCGCAGTACGAAGGTATAGAACCTTCCGCACAAGAGAGGGCAGCGCCTCTGCTGTGCTTCAGGACAATCCCGTACTTTGGAACTGCCACTGAGGAGGTGAGGACGTACCGCCTGGCGATCGACGAGAAGACATACTACGCGAGGTTTATAGAGAGGCTACCGCCGTACCAAGGGGATATCTTGGATCTGCGATGTGGCGTGATACATGGAGAGGTCGAGATCATGCACATAGATGTGGTTAGCATGCGGGAGCTTGCGAGGTTGCGGAGCTTTCTGGCGACTGAGGACGGGCAGCAGTTCATGAAGTTGACTGGCATCGACTAG
- a CDS encoding ADR347Cp (NOHBY442; No homolog in Saccharomyces cerevisiae; Syntenic homolog of Saccharomyces kluyveri SAKL0G12012g): protein MSLLWRFERKALKWFRQRRCLHTIGENDLVMVRSLSRPDESYHLSKPLESGKVVHTARGTILHEQIIGKEWRTLVEAGQANGAKNTYKYMLCKPTLEEYIVNRRREAQPIYPLDASLIVELADIAADYPEMVDAGDSLQPMSLESYLRETGRSDKLPVMLPKQLEGKGQLDRHIATQQHSAFNSLGCVGKRITKQRPLQYLECGTGHGSLTLYIAKALHAANAFYDGKDDRTRGAILHSLDRNEKHLKVGMENVKQFRKGLYWADVEFHLESNGPNGWLESPAAEYYGGRLGRSDNRGFLDGAFLDLPSPEDHLAKLSDCMAINAPIIVFTPSIMQIWDCVERVKAEGLRLSLITVYELTAGSGGGGMRQWDLRRSLIKETGKSGMVVRPKVGARVVGGGFVAVFRRVPRK from the coding sequence ATGTCGTTACTCTGGAGATTTGAGCGCAAAGCACTGAAGTGGTTCAGGCAGCGGCGATGCCTCCACACCATTGGTGAGAATGATCTAGTGATGGTTCGGTCGCTATCGCGGCCTGATGAGAGCTACCATTTGTCGAAGCCGTTAGAAAGCGGGAAAGTTGTACACACTGCCAGAGGAACCATACTGCACGAGCAGATTATTGGCAAGGAGTGGAGGACACTGGTGGAAGCCGGGCAGGCGAATGGCGCCAAAAATACATATAAGTACATGCTCTGCAAGCCAACGCTGGAAGAATACATCGTCAACCGGCGGCGTGAGGCGCAGCCTATCTACCCGCTCGATGCGTCGTTGATTGTTGAGCTCGCGGATATTGCAGCTGACTACCCTGAGATGGTAGACGCTGGTGATAGCTTGCAACCGATGTCTTTAGAGAGCTACTTGCGCGAGACGGGCCGCTCGGACAAGCTGCCGGTTATGCTACCGAAGCAGCTGGAAGGGAAAGGCCAACTTGACAGACACATTGCAACACAGCAGCACAGCGCGTTTAACAGTCTAGGATGCGTTGGGAAGCGTATCACGAAGCAACGGCCGCTGCAGTATCTGGAATGCGGTACCGGCCACGGGTCATTGACTTTGTACATTGCAAAGGCCTTGCACGCGGCAAACGCCTTCTACGATGGAAAGGATGATAGAACGCGCGGAGCAATTCTGCATTCCCTTGACCGTAACGAGAAGCATCTGAAGGTGGGAATGGAAAATGTGAAGCAGTTCCGGAAAGGCCTATACTGGGCCGACGTAGAGTTTCATCTTGAGTCAAACGGTCCAAACGGTTGGCTGGAAAGCCCTGCGGCCGAATACTACGGTGGGCGTCTGGGCCGGAGCGATAACCGCGGCTTTCTAGACGGCGCCTTTCTCGATTTGCCCTCGCCAGAGGATCACCTTGCAAAGCTGAGCGACTGTATGGCCATCAATGCACCGATCATCGTATTCACGCCTAGCATCATGCAGATATGGGACTGCGTAGAGAGGGTTAAGGCGGAAGGCCTGCGACTTTCCCTCATAACCGTGTATGAACTGACAGCTGGCTCTGGAGGCGGTGGTATGCGCCAATGGGACCTCCGTAGATCCCTCATCAAGGAAACCGGCAAAAGCGGAATGGTTGTACGGCCCAAAGTTGGGGCGCGCGTCGTGGGAGGTGGTTTCGTGGCCGTCTTCCGCCGGGTTCCCAGAAAGTAG
- the RLP24 gene encoding ATPase-activating ribosome biosynthesis protein (Syntenic homolog of Saccharomyces cerevisiae YLR009W (RLP24)), which yields MRIYSCHFCSSPVYPGHGIMFVRNDAKEFRFCRSKCHKAFKQRRNPRKLKWTKAFRKAAGKELAVDSTLTFAQRRNVPVRYNRELVETTLKAMTRIEEIRQKRERAFYKNRMKGNTEKDFLRDKKLVESNPELLKMREVELQRQAERAAAGVDEDAEMGDSDEEMEDASEEESEEEEQQQQKIVLKNKKRSAKKIAF from the coding sequence ATGAGAATCTATAGCTGCCACTTTTGCTCTTCGCCCGTTTATCCGGGCCACGGAATCATGTTTGTGCGTAATGACGCCAAGGAGTTTCGGTTCTGCCGGTCCAAGTGCCACAAGGCGTTCAAGCAGCGCAGAAACCCACGTAAGTTGAAGTGGACCAAGGCCTTCCGGAAGGCAGCTGGCAAAGAGCTGGCAGTGGACTCCACTTTGACATTTGCTCAGCGGAGAAATGTGCCAGTGAGGTACAACAGAGAGCTCGTGGAGACCACACTCAAGGCGATGACGCGGATTGAGGAGATCAGACAGAAGCGCGAGCGTGCATTCTACAAGAACCGTATGAAGGGCAACACCGAGAAGGACTTCCTCAGAGACAAGAAGCTGGTGGAGTCCAACCCCGAGCTACTCAAGATGCGGGAGGtggagctgcagcggcaggccgagcgcgctgctgccggcGTCGACGAGGACGCGGAGATGGGCGACAGCGACGAGGAGATGGAGGACGCATCCGAGGAGGAAtccgaggaggaggagcagcagcaacagaAGATCGTGttgaagaacaagaagAGGAGTGCCAAGAAAATTGCGTTCTGA
- the MAK16 gene encoding ribosome biosynthesis protein MAK16 (Syntenic homolog of Saccharomyces cerevisiae YAL025C (MAK16)), translated as MRWIREALHSYRIVQGAPPLPMSDEIIWQVINQHFCAYKIKTDKGQNFCRNEYNVTGFCNRSSCPLANAKYATVKQVDGKLYLYMKTVERAHTPAKLWERIRLSKNYSTALKQIDEHLLFWNKFLIHKCKQRLTKLTQVMITERRMALREEERHYVGVAPKVKRRDENRERKALAAAKIEKAIEKELLDRLKSGAYGDKPLNVDEKIWKRVMGHVEQEQEQDEDYDEDEESDLGEVEYVEDDGEDDLVEVEDLQRWLDDSDASDASEDSDDSDSEASDSEASDTEDRDSKAARGPLSKKRRPRVEIEYEEESRHERDIAQ; from the coding sequence ATGAGATGGATTCGTGAAGCTCTGCACAGTTACCGCATAGTACAAGGAGCGCCGCCGTTACCCATGTCTGACGAAATCATCTGGCAAGTTATCAATCAACACTTCTGTGCGTACAAGATCAAGACAGACAAGGGCCAGAACTTCTGCAGAAATGAATATAACGTCACAGGCTTTTGCAATCGGTCCTCCTGCCCGCTAGCCAATGCCAAATACGCCACGGTTAAGCAGGTGGATGGGAAGCTTTACCTGTATATGAAGACGGTAGAACGGGCACACACGCCGGCGAAACTGTGGGAGCGCATCCGGCTGTCCAAAAACTACAGCACGGCCCTCAAGCAGATAGATGAGCATCTGCTGTTCTGGAACAAGTTTCTGATCCATAAGTGCAAGCAGCGGCTGACAAAGCTCACCCAGGTCATGATCACGGAGCGCCGCAtggcgctgcgcgaggaGGAGAGACACTACGTAGGCGTCGCGCCCAAGGTCAAGAGACGGGACGAGAACCGCGAGCGCAAGGCCCTCGCCGCAGCTAAGATCGAGAAGGCCATCgagaaggagctgctggaccgTCTGAAGAGCGGCGCCTATGGCGACAAGCCGCTGAATGTCGACGAAAAGATCTGGAAGCGGGTCATGGGCCACGTcgagcaggagcaggagcaggacgaggactacgacgaggacgaggagaGCGACCTCGGCGAGGTGGAATATGTCGAGGACGATGGCGAGGACGACCTGGTCGAGGTGGAGGACCTCCAGAGGTGGCTCGACGATTCCGACGCTTCTGACGCTTCTGAGGACAGCGACGACAGCGACAGCGAAGCGAGCGACAGCGAAGCCAGCGACACAGAGGACCGCGACTCTAAGGCAGCCCGCGGTCCTCTATCTAAGAAGCGCCGCCCTAGAGTTGAGATCGAGTACGAAGAAGAATCTCGGCATGAACGGGACATTGCACAGTAA